In the genome of Vicingus serpentipes, the window TTGGAGATGGAGGAGGCTGGGTTCCATCAGCCGGAGGAGCTGTTAATCATACTTATAATAATGCTGGGGATTTTACGATACAAGTTGTTTCTAATATTACTGGAGGTACAGGAGGTTGTACTGATACAGCTTCTCTCGATATTCATGTATTAGCAACGCCATTAGCAAGTTTTAGTTTTGATAATAATAATGGTTGTGATAGTATGAATGTTAATTTCACAAATACATCATCAATTGATGCAATTACTTGGGTTTGGGATTTTGATAATGGACAAACTGATAATACATCAACACCTCCAATGCAATTTTATGGAGCGGCAGGTAATTATAATATTGATCTAACAGTTACTAATGCAAATGGTTGTCCAAATACATCTAATCAAACTTTAACTGTTTACCAATCACCAGTTCCAGCATTTACACCAAAGAGTGTTTGTGTTAATGAAATGGCATCTTTTCTTGATAATTCTACTTTTTTAGGAACTGATTCTATTTTAACTTGGAGTTGGGATTTTGGTGATGGTGCTACTTCTATCCAGCAAAACCCTTTTCATATGTATACTGCACCAGGTTTTTATAATATGGTTTTAACTGTGAATACAGCCTTTTGTGTTGGTGCTGATACTGTTCAAATTAATGTTGAAAATATACCTACAGCTAATTTTGTTCCAGATACGACAAGTGGATGTGCTGATTTATTGGTTAACTTCAATAATACATCATCTGCAAATGCAACTAATTTTTATTGGGATTTTGGAGATGGTGATACTTCAATAGCAATAAATCCATCACATTTATTTTTAAACTCATTTGGATATGATACAACTTATACGGTTACATTAATTGCTCAAACAACATTTGGTTGTTCTGATACTGTAACTCAACAAGTAACCGTTTTTCCTAACCCTTCAGCATCATTTGTTGATAATGCTTCATTAGATTGTGCTCCGTTAATTGTAAACTTTACTAATACTTCTTCTGGAGGAGTTGCTTACGAGTGGGATTTTAATGATGGATCACCTATTGATACAGCTTTTAGCCCAAATCATACATATCAAAATTTAACACAATTTATTGATAACAATTTATTAACGCTAATTGTAACTAGTGCAAATGGATGTACTGATACTGTTCAAAAAAATATTGTTGTATATCCTGAACCTCAATTTGGATTTAGTATTAATCCAGACTCTGGATGCAGTCCATTATTAGTAACATTTCCATCAGTTATTGGAGCTGTAGATTATCAATGGGATTTTGGAGATGGTACTTTTGGATCTGGTCCTACACCAAATCATATTTATTATAATACGGTTACCAATAACATTGTTTATAATGTAACATTAACAGCAACTTCTCCTTTTGCTTGTGTTGATACGACTTATGGAAGTGTTTTGGTTTTCCCTAATCCTTCAGTACAGTTTACTATAGATTCTCTTAATGGATGTCATCCGTTAGAAGTTAATTATATAAATAGCTCAACAGGAGGTACATTTTATCATTGGAATTTAGGTGATGGAACTATTTTTGATACTTTAAGCTCTAATTTTCAGCACACTTACACTAACACAACAGGAGCTACAGTTCAAATGCAAGTTGAATTAATTGCAGAAACAGATAGGAATTGTAAGGATACTATTACACAACTGGTAGACGTTTACCCTAAAGTGACTGCTGTTTTACAAGCAGATACAGTTGGTTGTAGCCCATTTACAACTACGTTTAATAACTTTTCTTCAGGAGCTAATAGATATTATTGGAATTTTGGAGATGGATCTGCAGTTGATACAACTTTTAATCCTACACATCAATTTATTAATCCTGGATTTACAAATATTACATATACAGTTTCACTTATTATAGAATCAGTATTTGGATGTCTAGATACAACTTATCAAGATGTTTTAGTTTACCCTGCTACAACCGCTTTATTAGCTACTAATGATACAATAGGATGTCATCCACTGACTATTAATTTCACTAATAATTCAATAGGGGGTACTTTTTATCATTGGAATTTAGATGATGGAAGTAGTTTTGATACAACGTCGTTAAATTTTAATCATACATTTTTAAATGCATCTGGTGTAATTCAAAATTACAATGTTAGTTTAGTTTCAGAAACAAACAATGGGTGCAAGGATACAACTTTCCAAAACATTTTGGTGTATCCAGATGTAACAGCTATATTACAAGCAGATACATTTGGATGTAGCCCTTTTACAACAACGTTTAATAATTTTTCAATAGGCGCAACTAAATATTATTGGGATTTTGGAGATGGTTCAGCTATAGATACAACTTCTTCACCTACACATCAATTTGTTAACCCAAGTTTAGTAAATACATTTTATACTGTAACCTTAATTTCTGAATCTATCTATGGATGTACAGATACTGTATATCAACAAATATTGGTTTATCCAGCTACAACAGCTCAATTGTCAGTAGATAATATTATTGGTTGTCATCCTCTGACTGTTGGATTTGTAAATAATTCAATAGGTGGAACTTCCTATCATTGGGATTTTGGTGATGGAATAAGTTTTGATACTTCAGCGTTAGGCTTTAATCATACGTTTTATAATACAACAGGAGTAATACAAAATTTCCAAACTGCATTAATTTCAGAAACGATTAATGGATGTAAAGATACAGCATATCAAAGCATTGACGTTTACCCTGATGTAGTTGCTATTTTTGTAGCTGATACTTCGGGTTGTAGCCCATTAAACTCTAATTTAGTAAATAACTCAATAGGTGCTTCAACTTATGTATGGAATTTTGGAGATGGTTCACCAGTAGATACATCATTCAGTCCTTCACATCAATTTACAAATACAACGCCTAATAATGTAACTTATGCTATTTCATTAATATCTGAATCGGTTTATGGTTGTTTAGATACTATGATTCAAGATATTACGATATATACTACCCCACAAGCATCATTTACTCCTACACCATTAATACAAACTTACCCTAGTACATCTATTGCAATTAGCAATACAACTTCAGCAGGTGTTTGGCAATATCATTGGTATTATGGAGACGGAGATTCATCTTTATTATCAATACCACCTAATCATGTTTATTCAACCTGGGGGAATTATACTGTTTCTGTTTTAGTTGAAGGAGCTTATTGTTCTGACACTGCTTCAAGTATTATTCAAATCATACCTCCTGTTCCTGTTGCGAATTTCACAGGTCCAGCTCAAGGTTGTAGACCATTAACAGTTTCGTTTCAAAATAATTCAATTTATGGGTATTCAAATGCTTGGAATTTTGGAGATGGAGGTATTTCTACTCAAGAAAATCCTACTTATACCTATTATAATGCAGGTATATATTCAGTAACTCTAACTGTTGTTGGAGATGGAGGTCAAGACACAGAAACGCAGACACAAATAATTGAAGTTTATGAAAATCCAAATGCTGTATTTACTGTTAGCCCTTCAGTAGTTTTTATTCCAGACGAACCAGTATTATTATTTAATCTATCTAATTTTGCTTCTAGCTATTCTTGGGACTTTGGAGATGGTGGAACATCAACAGACCAAAATCCTCAACATTTTTATACTCAACCAGGGTTTTATGATATTCAATTAGTTGCTTCTACAGAAAATAATTGTACTGATACATTTAGAATTATATCAGCAGTAGAAGCTAAAGCAGAAGGGGGAATAAAAATTCCAAATGCATTTACACCAAATATAGGAGGTACTAATGGTGGAGAAGTAACCCCTGGGAATTTAGATAATGATGTTTTTCATCCAATATTATATGGAGTAGATAAGTATGAATTAAACATTTTTAATAAGTGGGGAGAGTTATTGTTTATTAGTACTGACATTAAAATAGGTTGGGATGGATACTATAGAGATGAACTATGCCAACAAGATGTTTATGTTTATAAAATTCAAGTTACTTACATTGATGGAACCTCAGATTCTTTTGTAGGTGATTTAACGTTATTAAGATAAAAGATATAAAATGAAAAATATTATTAGTTTACTAATTTTAAACTGTGCTGTGTTTTTATCTGTAAAAGCACAATCTCCAGATTTGAAAAAAATTATTAAATCTGCTGATGACCGATTTGAAATGCAAGATTTTTTTGGAGCCGAAAAGCTATATAATCAAGCTTATGATTTAGACTCATTAAATAAAACAGTAAATTATAAATTGGGTGTATGCAATTTTGAATTGAAAGATTTTAAAAAGGCTGAGTTTTTTTTCATTAAAAGTAGTAGTGCTGTAAGTTTAGAAATATTCAGATATAAAGCAGCTATAGCACATGCTGATAAAAAATTTAAAAAAGCAATAAATTATTATAATGCATATAAATTAATAATTGGAGATAAAGATTTAACAAATGAAGAAGTAAATAGTTTAATTGCAAAATCTATATATGCAGAGACAGTTATTAAGAATCCAAGAAATGTTTCGATTATAAATATAGGTTCAAATGTAAATACTGAATATGATGAATATGTTCCATTAATTTCTGCAGATGAAGAGATTATGGTTTTTACATCAAGAAGACCTGAAAGCACAGGGAATTTATTAGATCCGAATGGAAGATTTTTTGAAGATATTTATTCATCAAAAAGTATTGGTAAAGAATGGCAAAAACCAATTCAATTAGGAAACGGAATAAATACAAAAACTAATGATGCATCAGCAGGACTTTCGGCAGATGGTCAATTATTATTTATTTTTAGGACAAATGATGATTTAATTTCCGGAGATTTATATGAATGTAGAATGGGATTAGATGAGTGGGAGACTCCTAAAAAATTACCTTCAAATATAAATTCTAAATACATTGAATCAAGTGCTTCTATTGTTCCAAATGAACGAACTCTATACTTTTCGAGTGATAGAGATGGTGGTTATGGAGGTAAGGATATTTATAAGGCTGAAAGATTACCAAATGGAAGTTGGGGGATGGTTCAAAATTTAGGACCAACAATAAATACATCAAATGATGAGGATGCACCGTTTATTCACGCTGATGGTAGAACTTTGTATTTTAGCTCAACAGGACATCAAAATATGGGAGGGTACGATATTTTTAAAACTAAACTAAATGAATCTGGAGAATGGACTAATCCTGAAAATTTAGGTTACCCGATTAATAGTGTTAATCATGATATATTTTTTGTGATTGCAGCCGATGGAAAAACTGGATATTACTCTTCTTTGAGAGAAGGTGGTTACGGAGGTCAAGATATATATAAAGTTCTACTTAATGATGAATTTGAAAAACTTACAGTTATAAAAGGTGAAGTTTTAGGGGAAGATAAAGAGCCTATTTCAGCTAAGATTACTTTAATAGATATAGAGTCAGCTTCGATTCAAGGTATCTATAAATCAAAAGATGGAACGGGTAAATTTATAATGTTAGTTAAGCCTGGTAAAGCTTATAATTATGTAATTCAAGCAGATGGTTATCACCCCAAAACAGATGATTTAGATTTTGACATCAAAAGTAATACACCAATTAAATTTACTTTAGAGCCTAAAAATTGAGAAAATTAATAAGCATATTTCTTTTTGTTTTTTTGTGTTCAGTTATTAAAATTGGAGCACAGGATATGCAATTTACTCAATTTAATGCTGCTCCGTTGTATCTAAATCCTGCATTTACTGGTTCAACAATTCAACATCGTTTTGCTTCAATTTATCGAAATCAATGGACAGCCATACCTGGGCATTATAATAATTTTGCTTTTTCATACGATTATAATTTAGCTGATATGAATAGTGGGTTAGGATTGGTTTTTGCGAGAGAACAGGCAGGTACAGCTGGTTTAAGTACTACTGAGTTAGGGTTATTATATTCATATCGATTTCTTTTGAAGAAACAGGTTTATATTCAAGCGGGATTAAAATTTAATTACATAAGAACAGGTATTAATTTTTCTGAATTGGTTTTCAATGATCAACTTTATACTGATGGTGCTGCAACCACAGAGTCTTTATTGCTTCAAAATACATCATATTTAGATTTAACCAGTGGAGTATTGATTTATAGTAGCAAATTTTGGGGAGGAATTGCAGTAAATCATATGAATCAACCAAATCAATCTCTAACTAACAATGAAAGCCCTTTGTATTTAAAACTTTCTATGCATGGAGGTTATAAATTTGATATTGACGATGGAAATAAAAGAAGTGCTGCTAAGTATTTTAATTTAGCCTTTCATTACAAAGCTCAACATAAGTTTGATCAGTTAGATTTAGGAGTTTATTATACCCAAGAGCCACTTGTTTTCGGTCTTTGGTATAGAGGTATTCCTTTGGTAAAATCTTATCAAGGAGTTTTAAATAATGATGCTGTAGCCATAATTCTAGGTTATGTAATTCCAGAATCAAATTTAAGTATTGGTTATAGCTATGATGCTACGATTTCTAGGTTAGTATCAAGTTCAGCTGGATCGCACGAAATTTCTATTATTTACGAAGTTGCAAGTAAACGCAAGAAAAAACGAAATCGTAAATTCTTTGCACCATGTGCTAAGTTTTAATTACAAAGCTTTAGCTTTATTCCAATAAACGTCCATTTCCTCTAAAGTCATTTCACCCATTTTTTTGCCATCTTTAGCCGATTCGGTTTCTAAGTATTGAAATCGCTTTATAAATTTCTTGTTAGTTTTTTCAAGGGCATCCTCTGGGTTAAGATTAAGAAAACGTCCATAATTTATTAATGAAAAGAGAACATCTCCAAATTCATCTTCCATTTTATCACTTTTTTTATCAGCTTCAACTTTAAACTCTTCTATTTCTTCATTTACTTTTTCCCATACTTGCTCTTTATTGTCCCAGTCAAAGCCAACACCACGTGCTTTATCTTGTATTCTAACTGCTTTTACTAATGCAGGTAAAGACTTAGGAACACCTTCTAAAACTGATTTTTTACCTTCTTTTAATTTTAGTTTTTCCCAATTTGCTTTAACTTCATCTTCATTGGTAACTTCAACATCTCCGTAAATATGAGGATGACGATGAATTAATTTTTCGCAAATTCCATTTAAAACATCAGTAATGTTAAAGCTATTAGTTTCAGAACCAATTTTTGCATAAAAGACTAGATGTAACATTAAGTCACCTAATTCTTTTTTTACTTCTTCTAAATCATTGTCAAGAATAGCATCGGTTAACTCATAAGTTTCCTCAATGGTTAAGTGTCTTAAGCTTTGCATGGTTTGTTTCATATCCCATGGGCATTTAGCTCTTAAATCGTTCATTATATTGAGTAATCTTACAAATGCTTCTGCTTC includes:
- a CDS encoding PKD domain-containing protein; translated protein: MYHKNKLHIAFFVLLVSSFLGNISAQCPQLYDFFGTPNNTPYWYDCTGNNYTLTIQSPNNIGSYTIDWGDGSSNSTGGSLIPPASVTHTYNSAVDTFIVTFTEDTSGCVIQGVMVMEEATSASIQIPIGGLTQTCAPAPLEFINSSTNTSETTVFTWDFGDGSPPVVYDYTNVGQTISHTYQQGTVNCVTQVTLTAENYCNTIQGGNSMATFNPIRIWDIDDAAINASATVLCYPDTIVTFQNITNRNCLAQGNIAQRYEWWNFGDYWGNGYDSIVGWVAWPPANPYTMAYPGIGSYDVMMVDSSFCGLDTAFITIQIVPPPFAALNANKDTICEGESITFSNLSGGGANAYFWNFGDGGGWVPSAGGAVNHTYNNAGDFTIQVVSNITGGTGGCTDTASLDIHVLATPLASFSFDNNNGCDSMNVNFTNTSSIDAITWVWDFDNGQTDNTSTPPMQFYGAAGNYNIDLTVTNANGCPNTSNQTLTVYQSPVPAFTPKSVCVNEMASFLDNSTFLGTDSILTWSWDFGDGATSIQQNPFHMYTAPGFYNMVLTVNTAFCVGADTVQINVENIPTANFVPDTTSGCADLLVNFNNTSSANATNFYWDFGDGDTSIAINPSHLFLNSFGYDTTYTVTLIAQTTFGCSDTVTQQVTVFPNPSASFVDNASLDCAPLIVNFTNTSSGGVAYEWDFNDGSPIDTAFSPNHTYQNLTQFIDNNLLTLIVTSANGCTDTVQKNIVVYPEPQFGFSINPDSGCSPLLVTFPSVIGAVDYQWDFGDGTFGSGPTPNHIYYNTVTNNIVYNVTLTATSPFACVDTTYGSVLVFPNPSVQFTIDSLNGCHPLEVNYINSSTGGTFYHWNLGDGTIFDTLSSNFQHTYTNTTGATVQMQVELIAETDRNCKDTITQLVDVYPKVTAVLQADTVGCSPFTTTFNNFSSGANRYYWNFGDGSAVDTTFNPTHQFINPGFTNITYTVSLIIESVFGCLDTTYQDVLVYPATTALLATNDTIGCHPLTINFTNNSIGGTFYHWNLDDGSSFDTTSLNFNHTFLNASGVIQNYNVSLVSETNNGCKDTTFQNILVYPDVTAILQADTFGCSPFTTTFNNFSIGATKYYWDFGDGSAIDTTSSPTHQFVNPSLVNTFYTVTLISESIYGCTDTVYQQILVYPATTAQLSVDNIIGCHPLTVGFVNNSIGGTSYHWDFGDGISFDTSALGFNHTFYNTTGVIQNFQTALISETINGCKDTAYQSIDVYPDVVAIFVADTSGCSPLNSNLVNNSIGASTYVWNFGDGSPVDTSFSPSHQFTNTTPNNVTYAISLISESVYGCLDTMIQDITIYTTPQASFTPTPLIQTYPSTSIAISNTTSAGVWQYHWYYGDGDSSLLSIPPNHVYSTWGNYTVSVLVEGAYCSDTASSIIQIIPPVPVANFTGPAQGCRPLTVSFQNNSIYGYSNAWNFGDGGISTQENPTYTYYNAGIYSVTLTVVGDGGQDTETQTQIIEVYENPNAVFTVSPSVVFIPDEPVLLFNLSNFASSYSWDFGDGGTSTDQNPQHFYTQPGFYDIQLVASTENNCTDTFRIISAVEAKAEGGIKIPNAFTPNIGGTNGGEVTPGNLDNDVFHPILYGVDKYELNIFNKWGELLFISTDIKIGWDGYYRDELCQQDVYVYKIQVTYIDGTSDSFVGDLTLLR
- a CDS encoding PD40 domain-containing protein, with the translated sequence MKNIISLLILNCAVFLSVKAQSPDLKKIIKSADDRFEMQDFFGAEKLYNQAYDLDSLNKTVNYKLGVCNFELKDFKKAEFFFIKSSSAVSLEIFRYKAAIAHADKKFKKAINYYNAYKLIIGDKDLTNEEVNSLIAKSIYAETVIKNPRNVSIINIGSNVNTEYDEYVPLISADEEIMVFTSRRPESTGNLLDPNGRFFEDIYSSKSIGKEWQKPIQLGNGINTKTNDASAGLSADGQLLFIFRTNDDLISGDLYECRMGLDEWETPKKLPSNINSKYIESSASIVPNERTLYFSSDRDGGYGGKDIYKAERLPNGSWGMVQNLGPTINTSNDEDAPFIHADGRTLYFSSTGHQNMGGYDIFKTKLNESGEWTNPENLGYPINSVNHDIFFVIAADGKTGYYSSLREGGYGGQDIYKVLLNDEFEKLTVIKGEVLGEDKEPISAKITLIDIESASIQGIYKSKDGTGKFIMLVKPGKAYNYVIQADGYHPKTDDLDFDIKSNTPIKFTLEPKN
- a CDS encoding PorP/SprF family type IX secretion system membrane protein; translation: MRKLISIFLFVFLCSVIKIGAQDMQFTQFNAAPLYLNPAFTGSTIQHRFASIYRNQWTAIPGHYNNFAFSYDYNLADMNSGLGLVFAREQAGTAGLSTTELGLLYSYRFLLKKQVYIQAGLKFNYIRTGINFSELVFNDQLYTDGAATTESLLLQNTSYLDLTSGVLIYSSKFWGGIAVNHMNQPNQSLTNNESPLYLKLSMHGGYKFDIDDGNKRSAAKYFNLAFHYKAQHKFDQLDLGVYYTQEPLVFGLWYRGIPLVKSYQGVLNNDAVAIILGYVIPESNLSIGYSYDATISRLVSSSAGSHEISIIYEVASKRKKKRNRKFFAPCAKF
- the mazG gene encoding nucleoside triphosphate pyrophosphohydrolase codes for the protein MKQEAEAFVRLLNIMNDLRAKCPWDMKQTMQSLRHLTIEETYELTDAILDNDLEEVKKELGDLMLHLVFYAKIGSETNSFNITDVLNGICEKLIHRHPHIYGDVEVTNEDEVKANWEKLKLKEGKKSVLEGVPKSLPALVKAVRIQDKARGVGFDWDNKEQVWEKVNEEIEEFKVEADKKSDKMEDEFGDVLFSLINYGRFLNLNPEDALEKTNKKFIKRFQYLETESAKDGKKMGEMTLEEMDVYWNKAKAL